From Drosophila yakuba strain Tai18E2 chromosome 2L, Prin_Dyak_Tai18E2_2.1, whole genome shotgun sequence, one genomic window encodes:
- the LOC6528091 gene encoding vitelline membrane protein Vm26Ab, with product MAFNFGHLLFAGLVALSVVSSETIQLQPTQGILIPAPLAENIRVSRAAYGGYSAPAAPAAPAYSAPAAPAYSTPAAPAYSAPAAPAYSAPAAPAYSAPAAPAYSAPAAPAYSAPASIPSPPCPKNYLFSCQPSLQPVPCSAPAQSYGSAGAYSQYVPQYAVPFVREL from the coding sequence ATGGCATTCAACTTTGGTCACCTCCTCTTCGCCGGCCTCGTGGCCTTGTCCGTCGTGTCCTCCGAGACCATCCAGCTGCAGCCCACACAGGGCATCCTCATCCCCGCCCCGCTGGCCGAGAACATCCGAGTGTCGCGTGCCGCCTACGGAGGATACTCCGCCCcagctgctcccgctgctccTGCCTACTCCGCTCCCGCTGCTCCGGCCTACTCCACCCCAGCTGCCCCGGCCTACTCCGCTCCCGCTGCCCCGGCTTACTCCGCACCCGCTGCTCCTGCCTACTCTGCTCCCGCTGCCCCCGCCTACTCTGCTCCAGCCGCACCAGCCTACTCCGCACCCGCCTCCATTCCGTCGCCGCCGTGCCCCAAGAACTACCTGTTCAGCTGCCAGCCCTCCCTGCAGCCCGTGCCCTGCTCCGCCCCAGCTCAGTCCTACGGATCCGCCGGTGCCTACTCCCAGTACGTGCCCCAGTACGCCGTGCCCTTCGTCCGTGAACTTTAA
- the LOC6528092 gene encoding uncharacterized protein LOC6528092 — MAKTMTFWFLVLALVTLNPTWPFWRAGAADVTSASMFQFLDRHNAAGDHSWSHLLPINFYSEMNQQYYRRFRRQAGRTNTFGSGSRRQYPFEYARYV, encoded by the coding sequence ATGGCTAAGACGATGACGTTCTGGTTTCTGGTCTTGGCTCTGGTGACCTTAAATCCAACCTGGCCATTCTGGCGCGCAGGGGCTGCCGATGTCACTTCCGCATCGATGTTCCAGTTTCTGGACCGACACAATGCCGCAGGCGACCACAGTTGGTCCCACCTACTGCCCATCAACTTTTACTCCGAGATGAACCAGCAGTACTACAGGCGATTCCGGCGCCAGGCTGGCAGGACAAACACCTTCGGATCGGGAAGTCGGCGGCAGTACCCCTTTGAATATGCCCGATATGTCTAA
- the LOC6528094 gene encoding serine/threonine-protein kinase 11-interacting protein isoform X1, giving the protein MDPQKITELANLLRQNGDKILSSEFTLTLSGSLLRALNDSFTLIADTEIGSGAGYLQPQSFQVVKPINAKSSVFPDLQLVHDFVQKTTLLKLTYFPSEHYFEGAIDIAKFRALRRLEVNKINIGQVVGIQPLRGQLQHLICVKSITSVDDVITRCGGDNSNGFVWNELKTADFSYNSLRSVDTALEFAQHLQHLNLRHNKLTSVAAIKWLPHLKTLDLSYNCLTHLPQFHMDACKRLQLLNIGNNYVEELLDVAKLDALYDLDLSDNCLLEHSQLLPLSALMTLTVLNLQGNPLACNPKHRQATAQYLHKNSATVKFVLDFEPLSKAEKALTGSQKWRYIGAFNHRLPRSTSVSINSSSASINTSDGSQFSSFGSQRSVSVKGKNYALEDNQSISMDTSQYSQRIGSSKIRTVDIEESSEIDADAASVSTRNPRSDCEEEADISHLETKKKIETLRLTYGNEWLKSGNAELMLGIETPQSTEQERKESRQLFKEFLGELSGSTEARIDTEHHNISSTPTNNVLLATTFDNTLTPIKSEANNSPEQTLYETCTEGELTNYESIGNTTSELSEEERPPDRHEELLRLYASTSNAHDEDPVSDAESDEETYIVYHEQKPSEALFLTISSNFIREKDTLSERTKAKWSLKILESCERVRSNTLRINFDTMRKDRQERIYCVENTLCQELEKKLRDILSQRDLTEMNISIYRCVNCLTQFTIERKSKRYKTKELRCPDCRSVYVAEVTELSSSLTKPSGEVVAEPKLSPAMIVEESPVEAFSGATNKEESNSIVAKCRLTTARNTPKLRSLTQATKSSANSLNESSSCSKITNSQSSFDSNQSVVGSSNTDRDLEFRANESDVDIISNPSQSSIEVLDPNYVQSASRKTSEERRISQLPHLETIRDEVAKSKSFIEREFGQLLAEQAPVTSPSAPAPLAPSKSAVSHVPLTESSSSGSVTDSICTTYEQQGNDAPQNLKNSLLTESSNSQVSGSDAESSSRSKSAEEASLLPFASVFQSTNLLMSSSKKLIESEATVFGTQPYKFNYGDFNDIDHRLKLYFYQRKFKEDGEHFKWLAKGRIYNKQTQSLGEGLVIMSNCKCYLMEAFAEPHDDVAKWLRQVISVSVNRLVAIDLLPWKLGLTFTLKDWGGFVLLLHDMQRTDSLLNYLKHNLHEQCKLNHQPSPIISHQLETIASEIVKMCSLIPSCQWICDQEKTCFQPSLLLITESHLYISGNGKFSWLSDKIHEKPIHPELSLNQPLSNLVDVERITDQKYAINFIDETQNRCEIWQLQFETHANAACCLNVIGKGWEQLFGVPFSLSGT; this is encoded by the exons ATGGATCCGCAGAAGATCACCGAGCTGGCCAACCTGCTCCGGCAGAACGGCGACAAAATATTGAGCTCCGAGTTTACCTTGACGTTATCAG GTTCCCTGCTGCGGGCGCTGAACGACTCCTTCACCCTGATCGCGGACACTGAGATCGGATCAGGAGCGGGTTACCTGCAGCCGCAGTCTTTTCAGGTGGTAAAGCCCATCAACGCCAAGTCCAGCGTCTTCCCCGATCTGCAGTTGGTCCACGACTTTGTGCAAAAGACGACTCTTTTGAAGCTGACCTACTTTCCCAGCGAACACTATTTCGAGGGCGCCATCGACATTGCCAAGTTCCGAGCACTGCGCCGTCTCGAGGTAAACAAAATCAACATTGGCCAGGTGGTGGGCATTCAACCGCTGCGCGGCCAGCTGCAGCATCTGATCTGCGTAAAAAGCATTACTAGCGTGGACGACGTTATCACTCGCTGCGGCGGGGACAACTCTAATGGCTTTGTGTGGAACGAGCTAAAGACGGCCGATTTCAGCTACAACAGCCTGCGCAGTGTAGACACAGCCCTGGAGTTCGCACAGCACCTGCAACACCTAAACCTTCGGCACAACAAGCTCACCAGCGTAGCCGCCATCAAATGGCTGCCTCACCTAAAGACCCTGGACTTGAGCTACAACTGCCTTACGCACCTTCCACAGTTTCACATGGATGCCTGCAAGCGACTACAGCTATTGAATATCGGCAACAACTACGTCGAGGAGCTACTGGACGTTGCAAAACTGGACGCTTTGTACGACCTGGATCTGTCCGACAACTGCCTGTTAGAGCACTCGCAGTTGCTGCCACTGAGTGCCCTGATGACCCTGACTGTACTAAATCTGCAAGGAAATCCGCTTGCTTGCAATCCCAAACATCGCCAGGCGACAGCGCAGTATTTGCATAAGAACTCCGCGACTGTGAAGTTTGTTTTGGACTTTGAGCCACTGTCAAAGGCGGAGAAAGCGTTGACGGGCAGCCAAAAGTGGCGCTACATAGGCGCGTTTAACCACCGATTGCCCAGGAGTACATCCGTATCCATCAACAGCTCTAGTGCTTCCATTAACACCAGCGACGGCTCCCAGTTTTCCAGTTTCGGTTCGCAGCGTTCGGTGTCTGTAAAAGGAAAGAACTACGCGTTGGAAGACAATCAGTCGATATCAATGGACACCTCGCAATATAGCCAACGGATCGGTTCGTCTAAGATCCGAACAGTGGACATCGAAGAAAGCAGTGAGATCGATGCAGACGCAGCATCCGTTTCCACGCGAAATCCTCGATCCGACTGTGAAGAGGAAGCCGATATTTCGCATCTGGAGACCAAGAAAAAAATCGAGACACTACGTCTCACTTATGGCAATGAGTGGTTGAAGTCCGGCAATGCTGAGCTGATGCTGGGAATCGAAACGCCGCAGTCAACTGAACAGGAGCGCAAAGAGTCTCGCCAGCTTTTTAAGGAGTTCCTGGGTGAACTATCAGGATCCACAGAAGCGAGAATCGATACTGAGCACCACAACATTAGCTCTACACCCACGAACAACGTGTTGTTAGCTACCACCTTTGACAACACCCTAACGCCAATAAAGTCGGAAGCGAACAATTCACCTGAGCAAACTCTTTACGAAACCTGCACTGAGGGCGAATTGACAAACTACGAGAGTATAGGCAACACCACTTCGGAGCTGTCTGAAGAAGAACGACCGCCTGACAGACACGAGGAATTGTTGAGGCTATATGCAAGTACCTCTAATGCTCACGATGAGGATCCGG TATCCGATGCTGAGTCCGATGAGGAGACCTACATAGTCTACCATGAACAGAAACCTAGCGAGGCACTGTTTCTCACCATATCATCGAATTTTATACGCGAAAAAGACACGTTAAGTGAAAG AACAAAAGCCAAATGGAGTCTAAAAATCCTGGAGTCATGCGAGCGCGTTAGGTCCAACACCTTGCGAATCAATTTCGACACGATGCGAAAGGATAGACAAGAGCGTATCTATTGCGTGGAGAATACGCTTTGTCAG GAACTGGAAAAGAAACTGCGAGACATTCTATCGCAGCGTGATTTAACCGAAATGAACATATCCATCTATCGCTGTGTAAATTGTCTAACTCAATTTACCATTGAGCGAAAAAGCAAGCGATATAAAACCAAGG AATTGCGATGTCCGGATTGTCGCAGTGTCTATGTAGCTGAAGTAACCGAGTTATCCTCATCTCTGACCAAACCTTCTGGAGAAGTGGTGGCAGAGCCCAAACTTTCACCCGCCATGATTGTGGAGGAATCCCCAGTAGAGGCATTTTCTGGGGCaacaaataaggaagaaagCAACAGCATTG TGGCCAAATGCAGGCTTACAACTGCAAGAAACACACCCAAGCTTAGGAGTTTGACGCAAGCCACAAAAA GTTCCGCCAATTCGCTGAATGAGAGCAGCTCTTGTTCGAAAATTACCAACTCGCAGAGCTCTTTCGACTCCAATCAATCCGTAGTGGGCAGCTCGAACACGGATCGGGATCTAGAGTTCCGGGCAAACGAGAGTGATGTGGACATTATCTCCAATCCGAGCCAGTCCAGCATAGAGGTACTAGATCCAAACTATGTGCAGAGCGCCAGTCGCAAGACCTCAGAAGAGCGCCGCATATCCCAGCTACCGCATCTGGAGACAATACGCGATGAAGTAGCGAAATCGAAGAGCTTCATCGAACGCGAGTTTGGGCAGCTTCTGGCGGAGCAGGCTCCGGTTACGTCGCCTTCTGCTCCAGCTCCCTTGGCTCCCTCAAAATCGGCTGTTTCCCATGTACCGCTTACGGAGAGCAGCTCGTCGGGATCCGTAACGGACAGCATATGTACTACCTATGAGCAGCAGGGCAATGATGCGCCACAAAATCTGAAAAATTCCCTGCTTACCGAGTCTTCAAACAGCCAAGTTAGTGGTTCGGACGCGGAATCTAGCAGCCGTTCGAAAAGCGCCGAGGAGGCCAGCCTGCTGCCTTTTGCATCCGTATTTCAGTCAACCAATCTGCTCATGTCCAGCTCAAAAAAGTTAATCGAGTCGGAGGCAACTGTCTTTGGAACCCAGCCGTACAAGTTTAACTACGGCGACTTCAATGATATCGACCACCGTCTTAAGCTCTACTTCTACCAACGAAAGTTTAAAGAAGATGGCGAGCATTTCAAGTGGTTGGCCAAAGGTCGCATCTACAACAAGCAGACGCAGTCCTTGGGAGAAGGTCTGGTGATAATGTCCAACTGCAAGTGTTACCTAATGGAGGCGTTCGCCGAACCCCATGACGATGTTGCCAAATGGCTGCGGCAGGTCATCAGCGTGTCAGTCAATCGATTGGTGGCCATTGATCTGTTGCCCTGGAAACTTGGATTAACCTTCACCCTAAAGGATTGGGGAGGATTTGTGCTGCTTTTGCATGACATGCAGAGGACCGATAGTTTactgaattatttaaaac ATAATCTACACGAGCAGTGCAAACTGAATCATCAACCATCTCCCATAATCAGCCATCAGCTGGAAACCATTGCGTCCGAAATAGTCAAGATGTGCTCTCTGATTCCTAGCTGCCAATGGATTTGTGACCAGGAGAAGACCTGCTTTCAACCCTCGCTGCTCCTAATCACGGAGTCGCATTTGTACATCTCAGGAAATGGCAAATTCTCGTGGCTGTCAGATAAAATACATGAGAAGCCTATTCACCCAGAACTTAGCCTTAATCAGCCATTGAGCAATTTGGTGGACGTGGAACGCATCACAGACCAAAAGTATGCGATCAACTTTATTGACGAGACGCAAAACAGATGCGAGATatggcagttgcagtttgaAACGCATGCCAACGCCGCGTGCTGCCTGAATGTCATCGGAAAAGGGTGGGAGCAGCTATTTGGAGTGCCATTCAGTCTCTCTGGAACGTAG
- the LOC6528093 gene encoding transmembrane protein 138 codes for MKLTLRRYSWVLLFQFALLGVDLFCNAFGPSLARNRLQTAIILFVTQDALIIAEYLLFTLALHSTCVYQVGASHIILRNCKLFMASITIYFLLSASQHFWIIYQYRQPPEEDGHHWPLGLIALSVAQRIMSVFYYYSSKSTALTMADPRFKEEHLDWIADQLGDK; via the exons ATGAAGCTAACTCTGCGACGCTACTCCTGGGTGCTGCTGTTCCAGTTCGCCCTTTTGGGAGTGGACCTCTTCTGCAACGCCTTTGGTCCTTCGCTGGCCAGAAACCGATTGCAGACAGCCATAATACTCTTTGT CACCCAGGATGCCCTGATCATCGCGGAGTACCTGCTGTTCACCCTCGCGCTGCACTCAACGTGTGTGTACCAGGTCGGCGCCTCGCACATAATCCTGCGGAACTGCAAGCTCTTCATGGCCAGCATTACCATCTACTTTCTGCTGTCCGCCTCCCAGCACTTCTGGATCATCTACCAATACCGTCAGCCGCCAGAAGAGGACGGCCACCATTGGCCATTGGGTCTGATTGCCCTATCAGTGGCACAGCGCATCA TGTCGGTTTTCTATTACTACAGCTCCAAGTCGACGGCGCTGACCATGGCAGATCCTCGCTTCAAGGAGGAGCATCTTGACTGGATCGCAGATCAGTTGGGCGACAAGTAA
- the LOC6528090 gene encoding myosin heavy chain IB codes for MWKYLGFLAILAGVSSLGQQTGLEASTCGGGTGCSRSSATEHSDPQLNRRRRQQQIVQEVVVENNFGGPGFGGPGFGGPGFGGPGFGSPGLGGPGFGGPGFGGPGFGGPGFGRPGFGGSSFGGPGFGRGKFGFARSYDQADEEVPAQGTYQQQDVLSEVPSPACPKNYVFSCEAVIKPVPCGYSSY; via the coding sequence ATGTGGAAGTATCTCGGATTCCTTGCCATTTTGGCCGGAGTGAGTTCTCTGGGTCAGCAGACTGGCTTGGAAGCCTCAACATGTGGAGGCGGTACAGGGTGTTCGAGGTCATCAGCTACCGAGCACTCGGATCCGCAACTGAATCGTAGGAGGAGGCAGCAGCAAATCGTACAGGAGGTTGTCGTGGAGAACAACTTCGGAGGTCCTGGTTTCGGAGGACCTGGCTTTGGAGGTCCAGGGTTCGGAGGTCCAGGGTTCGGAAGTCCCGGGCTCGGAGGTCCAGGGTTCGGTGGTCCTGGCTTTGGAGGTCCTGGCTTTGGAGGACCTGGCTTTGGACGTCCCGGCTTCGGAGGTTCCAGTTTTGGAGGTCCTGGCTTCGGACGTGGTAAATTTGGCTTTGCTCGCAGCTACGACCAGGCGGATGAGGAGGTACCAGCCCAAGGGACATACCAACAGCAAGACGTACTCAGTGAAGTTCCTTCTCCAGCTTGCCCAAAGAACTATGTGTTCTCCTGTGAGGCGGTTATCAAGCCGGTTCCATGTGGGTACAGCTCATATTGA
- the LOC6528089 gene encoding vitelline membrane protein Vm26Aa: protein MKSFVCIALVAFAAAALASPTNVASATGSTATVTTQDGELEGVTGQGFGDLTRLRKSAYGASSGGYGGSSIQAPPCPKNYLFSCQPNLAPVPCSAPAPSYGSAGAYSTPVAAYVAPNYGLPQHQQQLFSAAYVPQTYGYQY, encoded by the coding sequence ATGAAATCCTTCGTGTGCATCGCTCTGGTCGCCTTCGCCGCCGCCGCTCTGGCTTCGCCCACGAACGTGGCTTCGGCCACCGGATCCACCGCCACGGTGACCACCCAGGACGGAGAGCTGGAGGGAGTGACCGGACAGGGATTCGGTGACCTGACCCGTCTCCGCAAGTCTGCCTACGGCGCCAGCTCCGGCGGCTATGGAGGCTCCAGCATCCAGGCTCCTCCCTGCCCCAAGAACTACCTGTTCAGCTGCCAGCCCAACCTCGCCCCCGTGCCCTGCAGCGCTCCCGCCCCCAGCTACGGATCCGCCGGTGCCTACTCCACCCCGGTGGCCGCCTACGTCGCCCCCAACTACGGCCTGccccagcaccagcagcagctctTCAGCGCCGCCTACGTGCCCCAGACCTACGGCTACCAGTACTGA
- the LOC6528094 gene encoding serine/threonine-protein kinase 11-interacting protein isoform X2, translating into MDPQKITELANLLRQNGDKILSSEFTLTLSGSLLRALNDSFTLIADTEIGSGAGYLQPQSFQVVKPINAKSSVFPDLQLVHDFVQKTTLLKLTYFPSEHYFEGAIDIAKFRALRRLEVNKINIGQVVGIQPLRGQLQHLICVKSITSVDDVITRCGGDNSNGFVWNELKTADFSYNSLRSVDTALEFAQHLQHLNLRHNKLTSVAAIKWLPHLKTLDLSYNCLTHLPQFHMDACKRLQLLNIGNNYVEELLDVAKLDALYDLDLSDNCLLEHSQLLPLSALMTLTVLNLQGNPLACNPKHRQATAQYLHKNSATVKFVLDFEPLSKAEKALTGSQKWRYIGAFNHRLPRSTSVSINSSSASINTSDGSQFSSFGSQRSVSVKGKNYALEDNQSISMDTSQYSQRIGSSKIRTVDIEESSEIDADAASVSTRNPRSDCEEEADISHLETKKKIETLRLTYGNEWLKSGNAELMLGIETPQSTEQERKESRQLFKEFLGELSGSTEARIDTEHHNISSTPTNNVLLATTFDNTLTPIKSEANNSPEQTLYETCTEGELTNYESIGNTTSELSEEERPPDRHEELLRLYASTSNAHDEDPVSDAESDEETYIVYHEQKPSEALFLTISSNFIREKDTLSERTKAKWSLKILESCERVRSNTLRINFDTMRKDRQERIYCVENTLCQELEKKLRDILSQRDLTEMNISIYRCVNCLTQFTIERKSKRYKTKELRCPDCRSVYVAEVTELSSSLTKPSGEVVAEPKLSPAMIVEESPVEAFSGATNKEESNSIGSANSLNESSSCSKITNSQSSFDSNQSVVGSSNTDRDLEFRANESDVDIISNPSQSSIEVLDPNYVQSASRKTSEERRISQLPHLETIRDEVAKSKSFIEREFGQLLAEQAPVTSPSAPAPLAPSKSAVSHVPLTESSSSGSVTDSICTTYEQQGNDAPQNLKNSLLTESSNSQVSGSDAESSSRSKSAEEASLLPFASVFQSTNLLMSSSKKLIESEATVFGTQPYKFNYGDFNDIDHRLKLYFYQRKFKEDGEHFKWLAKGRIYNKQTQSLGEGLVIMSNCKCYLMEAFAEPHDDVAKWLRQVISVSVNRLVAIDLLPWKLGLTFTLKDWGGFVLLLHDMQRTDSLLNYLKHNLHEQCKLNHQPSPIISHQLETIASEIVKMCSLIPSCQWICDQEKTCFQPSLLLITESHLYISGNGKFSWLSDKIHEKPIHPELSLNQPLSNLVDVERITDQKYAINFIDETQNRCEIWQLQFETHANAACCLNVIGKGWEQLFGVPFSLSGT; encoded by the exons ATGGATCCGCAGAAGATCACCGAGCTGGCCAACCTGCTCCGGCAGAACGGCGACAAAATATTGAGCTCCGAGTTTACCTTGACGTTATCAG GTTCCCTGCTGCGGGCGCTGAACGACTCCTTCACCCTGATCGCGGACACTGAGATCGGATCAGGAGCGGGTTACCTGCAGCCGCAGTCTTTTCAGGTGGTAAAGCCCATCAACGCCAAGTCCAGCGTCTTCCCCGATCTGCAGTTGGTCCACGACTTTGTGCAAAAGACGACTCTTTTGAAGCTGACCTACTTTCCCAGCGAACACTATTTCGAGGGCGCCATCGACATTGCCAAGTTCCGAGCACTGCGCCGTCTCGAGGTAAACAAAATCAACATTGGCCAGGTGGTGGGCATTCAACCGCTGCGCGGCCAGCTGCAGCATCTGATCTGCGTAAAAAGCATTACTAGCGTGGACGACGTTATCACTCGCTGCGGCGGGGACAACTCTAATGGCTTTGTGTGGAACGAGCTAAAGACGGCCGATTTCAGCTACAACAGCCTGCGCAGTGTAGACACAGCCCTGGAGTTCGCACAGCACCTGCAACACCTAAACCTTCGGCACAACAAGCTCACCAGCGTAGCCGCCATCAAATGGCTGCCTCACCTAAAGACCCTGGACTTGAGCTACAACTGCCTTACGCACCTTCCACAGTTTCACATGGATGCCTGCAAGCGACTACAGCTATTGAATATCGGCAACAACTACGTCGAGGAGCTACTGGACGTTGCAAAACTGGACGCTTTGTACGACCTGGATCTGTCCGACAACTGCCTGTTAGAGCACTCGCAGTTGCTGCCACTGAGTGCCCTGATGACCCTGACTGTACTAAATCTGCAAGGAAATCCGCTTGCTTGCAATCCCAAACATCGCCAGGCGACAGCGCAGTATTTGCATAAGAACTCCGCGACTGTGAAGTTTGTTTTGGACTTTGAGCCACTGTCAAAGGCGGAGAAAGCGTTGACGGGCAGCCAAAAGTGGCGCTACATAGGCGCGTTTAACCACCGATTGCCCAGGAGTACATCCGTATCCATCAACAGCTCTAGTGCTTCCATTAACACCAGCGACGGCTCCCAGTTTTCCAGTTTCGGTTCGCAGCGTTCGGTGTCTGTAAAAGGAAAGAACTACGCGTTGGAAGACAATCAGTCGATATCAATGGACACCTCGCAATATAGCCAACGGATCGGTTCGTCTAAGATCCGAACAGTGGACATCGAAGAAAGCAGTGAGATCGATGCAGACGCAGCATCCGTTTCCACGCGAAATCCTCGATCCGACTGTGAAGAGGAAGCCGATATTTCGCATCTGGAGACCAAGAAAAAAATCGAGACACTACGTCTCACTTATGGCAATGAGTGGTTGAAGTCCGGCAATGCTGAGCTGATGCTGGGAATCGAAACGCCGCAGTCAACTGAACAGGAGCGCAAAGAGTCTCGCCAGCTTTTTAAGGAGTTCCTGGGTGAACTATCAGGATCCACAGAAGCGAGAATCGATACTGAGCACCACAACATTAGCTCTACACCCACGAACAACGTGTTGTTAGCTACCACCTTTGACAACACCCTAACGCCAATAAAGTCGGAAGCGAACAATTCACCTGAGCAAACTCTTTACGAAACCTGCACTGAGGGCGAATTGACAAACTACGAGAGTATAGGCAACACCACTTCGGAGCTGTCTGAAGAAGAACGACCGCCTGACAGACACGAGGAATTGTTGAGGCTATATGCAAGTACCTCTAATGCTCACGATGAGGATCCGG TATCCGATGCTGAGTCCGATGAGGAGACCTACATAGTCTACCATGAACAGAAACCTAGCGAGGCACTGTTTCTCACCATATCATCGAATTTTATACGCGAAAAAGACACGTTAAGTGAAAG AACAAAAGCCAAATGGAGTCTAAAAATCCTGGAGTCATGCGAGCGCGTTAGGTCCAACACCTTGCGAATCAATTTCGACACGATGCGAAAGGATAGACAAGAGCGTATCTATTGCGTGGAGAATACGCTTTGTCAG GAACTGGAAAAGAAACTGCGAGACATTCTATCGCAGCGTGATTTAACCGAAATGAACATATCCATCTATCGCTGTGTAAATTGTCTAACTCAATTTACCATTGAGCGAAAAAGCAAGCGATATAAAACCAAGG AATTGCGATGTCCGGATTGTCGCAGTGTCTATGTAGCTGAAGTAACCGAGTTATCCTCATCTCTGACCAAACCTTCTGGAGAAGTGGTGGCAGAGCCCAAACTTTCACCCGCCATGATTGTGGAGGAATCCCCAGTAGAGGCATTTTCTGGGGCaacaaataaggaagaaagCAACAGCATTG GTTCCGCCAATTCGCTGAATGAGAGCAGCTCTTGTTCGAAAATTACCAACTCGCAGAGCTCTTTCGACTCCAATCAATCCGTAGTGGGCAGCTCGAACACGGATCGGGATCTAGAGTTCCGGGCAAACGAGAGTGATGTGGACATTATCTCCAATCCGAGCCAGTCCAGCATAGAGGTACTAGATCCAAACTATGTGCAGAGCGCCAGTCGCAAGACCTCAGAAGAGCGCCGCATATCCCAGCTACCGCATCTGGAGACAATACGCGATGAAGTAGCGAAATCGAAGAGCTTCATCGAACGCGAGTTTGGGCAGCTTCTGGCGGAGCAGGCTCCGGTTACGTCGCCTTCTGCTCCAGCTCCCTTGGCTCCCTCAAAATCGGCTGTTTCCCATGTACCGCTTACGGAGAGCAGCTCGTCGGGATCCGTAACGGACAGCATATGTACTACCTATGAGCAGCAGGGCAATGATGCGCCACAAAATCTGAAAAATTCCCTGCTTACCGAGTCTTCAAACAGCCAAGTTAGTGGTTCGGACGCGGAATCTAGCAGCCGTTCGAAAAGCGCCGAGGAGGCCAGCCTGCTGCCTTTTGCATCCGTATTTCAGTCAACCAATCTGCTCATGTCCAGCTCAAAAAAGTTAATCGAGTCGGAGGCAACTGTCTTTGGAACCCAGCCGTACAAGTTTAACTACGGCGACTTCAATGATATCGACCACCGTCTTAAGCTCTACTTCTACCAACGAAAGTTTAAAGAAGATGGCGAGCATTTCAAGTGGTTGGCCAAAGGTCGCATCTACAACAAGCAGACGCAGTCCTTGGGAGAAGGTCTGGTGATAATGTCCAACTGCAAGTGTTACCTAATGGAGGCGTTCGCCGAACCCCATGACGATGTTGCCAAATGGCTGCGGCAGGTCATCAGCGTGTCAGTCAATCGATTGGTGGCCATTGATCTGTTGCCCTGGAAACTTGGATTAACCTTCACCCTAAAGGATTGGGGAGGATTTGTGCTGCTTTTGCATGACATGCAGAGGACCGATAGTTTactgaattatttaaaac ATAATCTACACGAGCAGTGCAAACTGAATCATCAACCATCTCCCATAATCAGCCATCAGCTGGAAACCATTGCGTCCGAAATAGTCAAGATGTGCTCTCTGATTCCTAGCTGCCAATGGATTTGTGACCAGGAGAAGACCTGCTTTCAACCCTCGCTGCTCCTAATCACGGAGTCGCATTTGTACATCTCAGGAAATGGCAAATTCTCGTGGCTGTCAGATAAAATACATGAGAAGCCTATTCACCCAGAACTTAGCCTTAATCAGCCATTGAGCAATTTGGTGGACGTGGAACGCATCACAGACCAAAAGTATGCGATCAACTTTATTGACGAGACGCAAAACAGATGCGAGATatggcagttgcagtttgaAACGCATGCCAACGCCGCGTGCTGCCTGAATGTCATCGGAAAAGGGTGGGAGCAGCTATTTGGAGTGCCATTCAGTCTCTCTGGAACGTAG